GTTCAGGAAGGGGGATCGGTGAAAGCTGAATGTTGAATTTTTCGAGAAGCTCGCCCTCATTGCACATTGTTGACCAGAAATCGAACGGACGCGGGCCAATCTGCAAAATTCTTGTGTGCCTGAAAACTTTACAGACTCAACTTTTTACGACATTGCAGACCGCTATGAAGTCCCGTAATCCGCGCTCAAATTCCGGGTCAGTAAGGTTGCAGTTGTTCATGTAGGTGAATGGGACTCTGAACCGCCGCAAAACTTTTCCCGTTGCGAAGAGTCCGCACTGGCTGTCGCGGAGTCTCATACCGTCCGGGCTTGGGCGTTCGTCTCTAGAACCCCATAAGAGTACAGGAACGTTTAACGCTTTTGCGAGCCTTGCGCATTCGTACTCCGTCCCGAAATTAGCGTGAGGAATGAAAAGCCCGGCTACATTTTCGGCCTTGAATTTCGCGGTAATCTTTTCGAGTCCGGCATCGTCATACAGCAATCCTTCCTCGTTCACGTCGTCAATGTCAACAAAATCAATGTTCAGCTCACGGAGTCGATTTGCTGTAAGTTTCCTGTACTCAACCGCCGCGGGTGCGCTGAAGATTGCCCGTCTTGTAGGCGCGAATCCTATCTTGATTTTTGCGCTCATAGATTTTCCCCCTTTATCTTGTTACTTTGACTCGTTGCGTGCCTGTAACGCCATTTTTGCCTGTAAATTTCTCTGCGTCTGGTCGATTATTACCGCGAGGATTATTACTGCGCCGCGTATGATTTTCTGCCAGAACTCAGAGACTCCGCACATCGTCATTCCGTCATTGATTACGCCGATAACGAAAGCTCCGACAATTGTCCCGATAATCGTACCTGAGCCGCCCGACATTGACGTGCCGCCGAGAACTGTAGCCGCGATTGCGTTCATTTCCCAGCCGTCGCCCGAAGCAGGATGAGCCGCCGACAATTGAGCCGTGTTGATGATTCCTATCCACGCCGCGCAGAATCCCGAAATCACGTAAGCAAGAATCTTCACGCGGTCAGCCTTAATCCCTGAAAGTTTCGCTGACTTCTCATTGCCTCCGACAGCGAGGAATTGCCAGCCCGTTGGAGTCCTGTTCAGCAACAACGCCGCTATGATTGAGAGTATCGCAAAGACATAAACGCCCGCAGGAATCCCAAACCAGTTAGCACCGAATGACTTCAAGCCGACATTGCCGAGTCCCTCAAAGCCTCCTATGCTTTAGAATGTCGCGCCCGCCGAACGCAGGTTAGCGAGTCCACGGCAGATGTACATTGTTCCGAGTGTCGTAATGAATGCCGCTATGTTAAGTTTTGTGATGATTAATCCGTTGACGAGTCCAATAAGGCAGCCCATGCAGAGCATCAGCACAATGATAGCCGGGACTGTGAAATAAATCGTTTTCCGCCGATCGTCAAGCCTTCCTGAATCAATCCGCCCGCGAGCATTCCGACAAGCCCGACAACTGAGCCGACAGACAAATCAATTCCGCCCGTGATGATTACGAACGTCATACCGAGCGCAAGAATGCCGTAAAGCGCTACATGTTTCGCGACCATCGTTAATGTGTTCAGTGAAAGGAACGATGATGACGCAAAGCTGAAGAAAATCACGAGAAGAATCAAGACGATAAACGTACGGCCTTTCAGCAAGGTCATAATCAACTGGCTGTTATCTTTTTTCATTGTTTCACCCCTAATCAAATTTCTGTTACGCCGCCGCGTGTTTGCCTGTTCCGAGTCCAGCATATGAAGCCCGGACTAAGTTGTCTTCTGTTATCTCTGAGCCGGTTAATTCAGCGGTGCATTTGCCGTTTGAGAGGACATAAATTCTGTCAGCAATCGCCATAATCTCTTTCAGCTCTGACGATATTACGATAATTGAGAGTCCGCGCTCCGAGAAGTCGTGAATGATTTCGAACACTTCCGTTTTTGCGCCGATGTCAATTCCTCATGAAGGCTCGTCCATCAGAAGCACTTCCGGCTTTGTCATGAGTCCTTTTGCGATTACAACCTTCTGCTGATTGCCTCCTGAAAGCGAGAGAATCGGAAGATGTTTATCCGCAACCTTTATGTGAAGCTCTCTGATTTCCTCGTCAACGGCTTTCCCCTCTGCTGTGTAATCCATGAAGCAGAAGCGCGTGAACTCCTCAAGAGACGCAAGAGAAGCATTTTTGCAGATGTCGAGACTTTGAACGAGTCCCTGCCTCTGTCTGTCTTCCGGCACAATCGCAAACCCCGCGTTAAGCTGGTCGGCAATCGTTCCTACTTTCATTTTCTGCCCCTTGTAGATGATTTCCCCTGAATGTTCGGGACGCATTCCCATCAGGCACTCGAACAGCTCACTACGTCCTGCGCCTAATAGCCCGTAGATTCCGAGAACCTCGCCCTTCTTGAGATACATACTCACATCATCAAGAAGCCATCCTCCGCCTGTTTTGGGAAGATACAAATTGTTGACCTCTAGAACTTTTTCGGCCTCGTCAAGATTAATGCTCCGTTCGAATCTGTGATACTGTGTATTTTTCCCGACCATGTTCTCAACTATCCATTCAAGCGAGATGTCTTTTATGTCAGCGTCAGCAACATATTTCCCGTCTCTGAGAATAGTAACGTGGTCGCCGATCTCCATAATCTCTTCAAGCCTGTGTGAGATGTACACGATTGATATACCCTGTTCGAGAAGCTCGCGCATAATCTTGAACAGCACTTTTACTTCAGCGGCAGAAAGTGATGATGTAGGCTCGTCCATAATGAGAACGCGCAAATCATCGTCAACAAGATTCCGGGCAATCTCTACCATCTGCTGTTGTCCGACCCGCAAATCACCGACTAGAGTCTCAGGCGGTATTTCATGCTCAAGACGCTGGAGAATTTTCCGCGCTCCCTCAATGTGTTTTCTGTCGTCAAGAAATCCTGCGTTAGTCTTCTCATGATTCATGTAGATGTTTTGATACACTGTCAGATTCGGGAAGAGGCTTAATTCCTGGTGAATTATTCCGATGCCTTTTGCCTTTGCATCGTTAATGTCCCGGAAGTAAACCTCTTCTCCGTCCATGTACATTTTCCCCGCTGAGGGCTGCTCAATCCCGGCAATCATTTTCATGAGCGTAGATTTTCTCGCTCCGTTCTCGCCGATTAACACATTCACTTTTGCTTTGAGAAGGTCAAATGAAACTTGGTCGAGAGCCTTTGTGCCGGGGTAAATTTTGTCGATTTTCTCGCAGTGCAAAACTACATTGGGATCATCAAACATAAAATCCCCTCCACTATTCAACAACGATTGAAACAGGGGTAATATTGACCTGATTCCCTGATGACACAGCCGCGCCGATAACTGTTACAGTTTTTCCCTTCACGCTGTCATTGATTGCGAGGGGCGAAACTACTTCATTGTCTACCTGAGTATTCAGAGCCTTTGCGTACTGGCTCCATTCGGTTTGATTCGTGAAGTCTCCGAAACTTTTGACGGTCTGAACATCGCGGACAGCAGTCCCGGTATAAATGCTTCCGAGCTGAATCACGAACTGCATACCGCCCGAATAAATTTCAGGAGTTACGGCCATAGTTTTGCGCTTTCCCCCGGCCTTTGACGAGTAATCGCTGACTGTCCCCCGGAACTTTATCGCCTTTCCTGCGCCTAACTCTTTGAGGTTTACCGCGTTAATGTCTTCTGCCTTGCCTGTGATTTCTGCGGAAATTTTCGCCCAGTCGCTTCCCGAACTTGCATTAGCGTCAAAAGCAACAACGCCCGTGTATTTTCCTTCCGTCCCTTTTTCGATGACGAGCGCGGAATTTGCTACAAAAGCGACAATAGCCACAGCGATAATTACGGCTAAAATTTTTCCCTTCAAGATAATCTCTCCTTTCGTGGGATAAAAAAAATCTCCCCCTCCGCGTTTGAAGGGGGAAAAGTGAAGTTACTTCTCTGTGTAGACGAACTGCGAGAGATTCGCAACGTTGTCCTTTGTGATTGCTATGCAGGGGACAAGCTGTTTTTCTGAGGCGGGCTTTGTTCCGTTCTTGATGTAAGCGTCAGCCTGCTCAACGGCGATTTCTGTTATTCTCGCAATCTGCTGTAATGCTGTGCCTACCATCTGGCCTTTTGCGATGTAGGCGGCGGCATCATCTGAGCCATCGAGGCCAATAATCTTGATGTCTTTCCTTCCCGCGTCAATGCAGGCCTGAGCAGCTCCGCAGGCCATCGTGTCATTCCCGCAGATAATGCCGGTAATGTCGGGGTTCGCCTGGAGGATGGCCTCTGTCTTTGAGTAGCCTTCTGTCTGACTCCAGTTTGCTGACTGCTGAGCGACCATCTTCAGATCGGGATATTCATCGATTACTGAGTGATAATTCTGCGAACGCACCCAGCAATTTGTATCCGACTCAAGTCCGAGAAGCTCCGCGTATTTCCCTTTGTAGTCCATAGCCTCGACCCATTTCTCAGCGATTGCGGCGGCTCCCTGGCGTTGTCGGCGACTATCTGAGCGATGGCGAGTCCCGAAGCGTTGATTTCGCGGTCAATGAGGAACACGGGAATTTTTGCCTCGACTGCTTTTCGTACTGCCTCGATTGAAGCGTCTGCCCCGGCGTTGTCGCAGATGATTGCGACTGCTTTGTCAGAAATTGCCGCCTCGAAAAGCTGAAGCTGTGCTGCCCGTCATCATCGTGAGAGAAACATTTCGGAGTATAGCCGAGTGCTGTAGCTTTTGCGGCTCCGACTCTCTGCTCAGTGCCGAAAAACGGATTTGACGCTGACGGGGTTATGATGTAATGATCCCTGCGGCTGACGCTGAGAGAGCAAGACACATAACCATTAATAGAGCGACTGATACGGTAATAAATCTCTTCATTATCGAAAAGTCCCCCCTGATTTATTTTTTGTGGATGTCGCAAATTTTACTAAATTACACAGCTAAATTTCAATAAATTATCAAGCTATTCTTTAGGAATATTTACTAAACTAAGCATTATGGTAATATTTTTTCGGTGATGTAAACAATGACAGTAACAGCGAAAATGATTGCCAAAGAGTTAGGGATTTCAGAGTCAGCGGTTTCAATAGCACTGAACAACAAAAAGGGAGTAAGCCGCGAGACAAGAAGAATAATTATAGATACGGCGCATATTACCGTTGATTGCCAATTGACCAAACATGTTTTTCCTTCGCGTTCTCAGGTTTGTTCTGTGCCATTACTCCGGCTAGGGCATGAGGAACATACAGCTCCTCAAGATATGCAGTCTCTTTTTCCGTCAAAACAAACTCAACTGATTTCACAGCACCTTCAACATGACTTATTTTTGTTGCACCTACAACTGGTGAAGCGGCCTTAGTCAAAAGCCATGCAAGCGCGATTTCTGTCATCGTTACATTTCTTTTTTCCGCAAGCTCCGACACTCTGGAAATAATTTCTGCGTCCTGATCTTTTGTCGCGTCATATTTGAAGCGGGCGTAACTGTCTTCCCGGAGTCGTTTTGAGTCTTCCTGCGGCATTCTTGAGAGTCTTCCGCTGGCTAACGGGCTGTAAGGTGTGAGAGCTATATTTTCTTCAGCGCAGTAAGGCACCATTTCGCGCTCTTCCTCACGGAAAATTAGGTTGTAATGTCCCTGAACAGATACGAATTTCGGGAAGCCTTCCCTTTCTGCAAGGGCGTTAGCTTTCGCGATCTGCCACGCGTAACAATTCGATATTCCTATGTAACGAACCTTCCCGGCTTTTACGGCTCTGTTCAATCCGTCAAGAATGTCGTAAATATCCGTCTGCCAGTCCCACATGTGATAAATGTACAAATCAACATAATCAACGCCGAGATTCTTAAAGCTCATGTCAAGCATGTTCGCTATATGCTGCTGGCCTGAGATACCGTCTTCTATTTCCTGCTGTGTTCGGGGCAGAAACTTTGTCGCTATTACAACGTCATCACGCCTCGCAAAATCACGCAGAGCCTTCCCGACATACTGCTCACTTGTACCGCTCTGATATGCTATTGCTGTGTCGTAAAAATTTATGCCGAGTTCTAATCCGCGCCGAATGATTCCACGAGTCTGTGATTCGTCAACTGTCCATGAATGCTGGCCTCTCGAAGCATCTCCGAAACCCATGCAGCCCATACAGATTCTTGACACCTTCAAATCCGAATTTCCGAGCCTAGTATATTGCATTTGTCTTCCTCCTTAGTCTTTAACTCCCAAAAGTTTTTTGGCGCATGTATATGCTATGTCGTAAATAGAAAGATACGTAAAATCTATCCCCGCGTCCTTCATGGCTTTGCGTTGCTTCTCTGAAACTACCGTATAGGGGTAAATTCCATATATGAACGGGAAAAAAGCATAGATAAAATTTTGCCGCTCCTGCTCCGAAATATCAGGGCAGAATTTCGCAATGCACCTTTCAACCGCCTTTACTGATTTCCCGTAAGCGGCTTTGAACTCCGTGAGCTTCTCAAGCCTGCTATTAGCTTCCATGTCAAAATGATTCATTGAGAAAAGTTTCAGCATTCTTCCGCGCTTCTCTAATGAACGGGCAAGCTCTCGCGCTATCTCATCGGCTGTCATGGATTCGCGGCTGTCGGTAATCATAGTAAGCTCTTCTGCCCATTGCTCATACTCTCTCTGAAGAAGGGCAAGGAATATCTCTTCTTTCGTATGGAAATAGTTATAGATAGCCGGCCTCTTTAATGAAGTAAGCTCCCCGATGTCCTTCATTGTTATCTCCCTGAAGCTCATTCTTTCATAAAGCAAAGCGCAGGCGTTCACTATCTCGTCTCTTCTGGCTCTGGCCAGTTCAGCAGAACCCCTTGAAATTTTCAGCACCTTCTTTCCTGACATCGCGTTAACGTTAATTCGCATTTTATACAAAAAAAGTTTGCTGTCAAATGTAAAATGCTTTCGTTGACAACATTTTATCAGCGGATATAATTTATACTGACACTGTGTCAAAATAATCATCAGGAGGTTTGCAATCTTGAAGAAAATCATATTCATGTTTGCGGTCATCTTTACGGTTTCGCTGACGTTCGGAATATCTTGCGCGGATGAGACATTCAAAGGCACTGCGGAAGGTCATAACGGGCCTTTAAGCGTTTCGGTGAAAATCGACGGTGATGGGAAAATCATTCAGGCTGAAGTTACATCACACATCGAAACGGCTGGAGTCTCAGAACGAGCCATAAAGGAAATGCCGGGAAGAATCACAGACGCGCAGTGATTAACGCTGTACGAAATGCCATAACAGCAGCAGGGCTTGACGCGAACAAATACATGACTCCTCCGTCGCAGCACGAAAAGCAAAAGGCAGTTTATGATGTTGATATTGCGATTGTCGGAGGCGGTATCGCCGGGTTGTCTGCCGGAACTCATGCGGCTGAGAGCGGGAAAAAAGTCCTCATCATCGAGAAACAGAGTCAGCTTGGTGGCTCGGCACTTCTTGCGGCAGGAGTCATGAATGTTGCCGGGACGAGTCTTCAGCGTGAAAACGGAATCAATGACTCGCCCGAAAATAACGTTAAGGATCTCGCGAATCCTTCAAGCAAATACATAACCGACAATCCCGTGTTCAGCCTGATAATGCACCGAAACGGAGCCAAAATGATAGAGGAACTACGCGGCAGAGGATTGGAATTTGTCGACTACAGCACAATGCGCCCGCGTATTCATATCGCAGCCCCTGCCATGTATCAGGGCGGCAACACAATAATAGAACTGTGGAAGAGAGATTTTGCCAAAGCAGGCGGAAAAGCTATTCTTGACACGAAAGTTACAGGACTCATTTTTGACGATGCCGGAACAGTAACAGGCGTAAAAGCAGAGGGGAAAAATACAGAAGTAACCGTGAACGCAAAGGCCGTAATTCTTGCGACTGGCGGCTACTCGAACAATATGCGGCTTGTAGCGAAACTCACGCCGGAATATTCGGGAGTAATTCCGCGCGACAATTCAGGGGCTACAGGAGACGGGATAACTTTCGCAGAGTCTGCCGGCGGGTATCTATGGGCAACTGATGCAGGCTATCAATTTTTCTGCGTTGACACAAAACGCCTTTACGACCTGCCGACGCTGTCGACTTTCGCATCTTCCATCATGGTAAACCTGAGCGGAGATAGCTTCGTGAATGAGTCTTTGCCGTTCACAATTCCCGCACGCGCTTTGAGATCACAAAAGGGCGGAAAGGGCTGGTTTGTCTTTGACGACACCGCAAGGGCAATGCACAAACCCATAGAGCATTATTTCGAGATGGGCATAGTAACAGAAGCGAACTCAGTCAATGAATTAGCAAACAAAATCTCAGCTCCGAATCTCCCTGCTACTGTCGAACACTATAACGCCATGAGCAAAGCCGGAAAAGATGAGGATTTCGGACGCTCCATAAATTTGCGCGGACTCACCGGGGAACATTTCTACGCTATAGGAGCATGGCCGGCAATTTATGTTTCTTTCGGCGGAGTGAAGTCAGATGAGAATTTCCGCGTAATTCGCAGGGACGGAACGCCGATAAAAGGTCTTTATGCTGCCGGTGAAATTCTCGGTTCTCTTGAGGCTCAGGAAGGAAGAGCATACACAAGCGGGCTGCTTCAGGGAATGGTTACAGGAAAGATTGCAGCAGATTCGGCAGTCGCTGACATGAAGAACTAGAATATTTGCACGATAAACCCCCGTGTCGTAACGGCAGGGGGATTCTTTTGTTCCGCTGAGAAATAAACCGCTTTGTAACTGCTATAATAAAAACCTTCAGAAAAACAGCGGCAGTATAAATTCGGAGATGACAAAAATGGGACAGCTTCCAATACCGATGAAAACAGCTTCACGTATATTTTTCGGAACAGCCAATCCGCCTGTGTCAGATGATGAGAAAACAGCTTATGACCTTATGGACACCGTTTTTGCTTCTGGAGTCAATGCATTTGACTGCGCCCGCAGTTATGGCAAAGCGGAAAAAGTATTAGGGAAATGGATTGAGTCCCGCAAATGCCGCGAGAAGGCAATAATTCTCAGCAAATGCGGTGATGTAAAAGCAGGAAAAGTTTTAGTGAACCGCCGCGTAATTATGGAACAGCTTAATCAAAGTTTAGAAGCACTGCGTACAAATTGCATTGATATTTATCTCCTTCACCGCGATGACCCGAATACGTCTGCTGAAGAATTAGCGGATAAGTACGGGGTTTCAGTCCCGGAAATCGCAATGCGCTACGTTTTCAGCAATGAGATGAATATTTTTGCGGTGGTCAGCACGACTTCAGCAGAACGGCTACAGATGAATATTCATGCGGCAAATAGTCCCCTCAGCGCGGAAGATGCCGCATACTTGGAGGCATAACGGCAATGAAGACAAAACAGGAAATATTTTTACGGCTGGCGTTCCTTTTCTGTGGGCTTACGGTTGCTCATCTCGGCGTTACATTATTCCTTCTAGCAAATCTCCTAGCAAATCTCGCTGCAGATCCGTTTAATGTTTTTGTTCAGGGACTTAATCACTTAATGCGTGGCTTCAATCTCTCACACGGTATCATTCATATGTGTATTTCTTTCATGATAATACTTGTCTTGTTAGTCGCAGACAGAAGCTACATCAAGGCAGGTACAATCATATGTATGTTCTGCGGAGGCCCGATAATAGATTTCTTCATGTGGGTGCTGAATGAGCTTGAGATAGAAAGCACAGGATTGGCGATAAAAATCCCGGTTTTGATTCTCGGCTGTGTCATTCTTGCTTTTGGGATGACTATCGTAATACGCTCAGAAGCCGGCACAGGGCCTAATGATTTAGTAGCCGTTGTGATAAGCGAAAAGGGGCATTTCAAATTTGGGCTTACAAGAGTAATCACAGACAGTATATTTGTTCTGGCTGGCTTTATTATGGGCGGTAAACTTGGAATAGGCACAATAATTTGCGCTTTCTTAGTCGGATTCGTTGCTGACTTTTTCATGCCATATTCACAGAAAATCATCAACTCAGGACTTCATTTGATTTAGATTGCATTAGTTAGCATTAAGCGGGATGCTATAGCCTTCACGGTTGCTTGAGGCTTTTATTTCTTCCCTGTCAAAAATTTTTACTGTCGGTTATCTGTTAATTGATACATATTAATTTTCAACAGTGCTGATTATATAATGCCCCTTTCACTTTTTGTGCTGTCCTGAAGGGAGGCAGGCTGCGGAATTTTGTTGCTATGATTATAGGGAAGGAAAAACGGAAATGCCGCCTGATTTTTTGCGAGGGCAGAACAGGAAAAACGAGTCATGAGAAAGAGTCATCCGCGCTCAAAAATACATGCCGTAAAATTCGCTCTGACCTGCGGAAATTGATGACAGATGTACGGGGCTTTGCGTCATTGGCGGAAGTGAGTAAAGGAATAATGCTATAATTTTTAGCTAAATTTTTCGCAGGGAGCTGAAAAGTGAAAATGTCCTCCGTATTATGTCCAACCAAGCAGAATCATCCTGCAACAAGAAATTCATCGCTTGAGCTACTGAGAATTGCCGCTATGATGATGACATAGGCCATCACATTTACAGGCACGGAAATTTTGATTTCCCCGCTGATGTGCTTTCCGTCAATAAGCTATGGGTTCAGTTCCTGCTGTCCACAGCCAATATAGGCGATAACATATTCGTCATCATATCGGGCTATTTCCTCATAAAATCCTCCGGCGTGAAATGGCTGAAGGCGTTCGGCTTATGGGTGCGGGCATTCTTCTACGCGGTGTCAATTTACTTCCTGTTTGTCTGGGCAGGGATGGCGGAGTTTGACATGAAAACTGCCCTGAGAGTCATGTGTCCCGTTACTAGGCCGGCAAACTGGTTCATTGCGACATACTTTGTGTTGTCCCTCATTCACCCGTATGTGAACGCCATGCTTCACTCATTCAGCCGTGAGGATTACAGAAAATACCTTGTCTCGGTCTTCATTTTCTGGAGCATAATACCAATGCTGACGAACTCAGATTTTCAGGGAAATCCTTTGATCAGCTTCATATGCCTGTATTCACTCGGAGGCTATATCAGGTTATGGGCTGACAGCTTTGGAGACAGGAAATATATCATGTACGGGGCATTGTCCGCGCTCGGTAATTTCTTTCTCATGGCTGTTCTTGAGTTTGCGGCGATGAGAATAGAGCCTCTCAGGAATTTTGCCGCGGGGCATCCTCTTTTTGTCGAATACTTATTTGATATGATGAGGCCGCTTCCTGTTCTTTCCGCGCTTTTCCTGTTCATAGGCTTCAAGCGTGTCAGGATAAACAGCAGGGCAATCAATATCGCGGCATCGGCTACTCTTGGAGTGTACCTGATTCATGAGAATGAATTTGTCCGCGAAAATTTCTTGTGGCAGGATATTTTCAGGATGCCTTCATTCACTGACAGCCCTTATCTTATCCCTTACTCGCTGGCGGCAATAATCATCGTGTATATTTCTTGCACCCTGATTGATTTGCTGCGGTCAAAAATCTTCCGGGCGTTGTCGCGGGGCAGGCTCTCATAACATACACACGTCCGCAAAATTCACGGATGCCCAAAACTTTATGGGTGTCCGTTTTTTTATGCGCCGTAATATAATTGATTAATATCTCGCAAAATTATCACAAGGAGCCAGGATAAAATTTATGTGCCGTCCACAGAATCATGAACAGAGAAATTTTATCGACACAATAAAACAGTTAGGCAACAGCGCAATCCTTATCCGCTGCGGCAAGGGCGGCAAATCGGAAGCCGTCTATATTTCCCCCGAATATATCGCCATGATGGAGGATGACCCCGCAGGTGCTGACCGCTTCAACGAGTCAGGAGACTTCAGCCCGATAATTTACCCGGAAGACAGGCCGCTTGTTGATTACATGCTGAAGAATCACGAAGCCCCCGACAAATCACAGCGCATTCAGATACGCAAAATCACCGCAAAGAACAATATTATTTGGTGCAGCGCACACTATGCTTTTCTCACGGTCGGCGGGGAAGATTATGTTTACATCACCTTTTCGGACATAACGCTGTTCAAGAATTACGAGGAGAAAATACGCACTAGCTACGATTCAATCGGGCAGAATTTCTACCATCAGGACAAATTCACGCTGGGAATGTTCCGGGCTGACATTACGCTTGACACTCTTGAGGAAGTCCGGGGCAGGGACTTGTTCAGCACAGACCAAGAGCAGCAGTCATTCTCAGGAATGCTCAAAGCCCGCTCAAAGCACTACATTAATTTCATGGAGCGCAAAAAGCTCATGGACACCTTCAGCCCGAACTCCCTCCTCGATTCTTACGTCAAAGGCAAAATAGGAATACGGCAGGTCTTATTGTCCCGGCGCGAGAACGGCGGAATATGTTACATTGAGTTCTCCGCCGTCATGACACGCAACCCCCTTAACGGCCATGTAGCCGCCTTCATTACTGAGCGCGAGTGCAACAACTCGAAAGTGTATCAGACTATTGTCGACAAAATTTTAGCCAGGCAGTTTGAGATGATAGCGTATATGGCTGTCGGACGCTATCACATCACTGTCAGCGACGGACAGAAAGAAGGCAGCATTCTCCCTAAATCTGAGCATGAGACTTTCAACGCATATATTCATGATGAGATACTGCCCATACTGCATGGGACTGACGAGCAAATTAACGAGATGACACGCGCATTAGCCCCGGACTCGATAGCGTTCGGCACTCAGAAAAATTCATTGTATGAAGTAAATATAGTGTGCGATATTGACGGGAGAATTTTCTACAAGCAGTTCAATTTTTACGCCGTAAACCCGGGATTTTATATCATCCTCGTTTCTGATACGACACGTTTGCACAAAGAGCAGCAGGAACGCTCCGAACAGTTAGAGGAAGCCCTAGACCTCGCAAACGCCGCAATGCAGCAGGCACGCCGGGCAAATTCCGCAAAAAGTGAGTTCCTAGCGAACATGTCCCACGAAATTCGCACACCGATTAACGCCGTGTTAGGCATGAATGAGATGATCATACGCGAAAGCACAA
This region of Synergistaceae bacterium genomic DNA includes:
- a CDS encoding YitT family protein, translated to MKTKQEIFLRLAFLFCGLTVAHLGVTLFLLANLLANLAADPFNVFVQGLNHLMRGFNLSHGIIHMCISFMIILVLLVADRSYIKAGTIICMFCGGPIIDFFMWVLNELEIESTGLAIKIPVLILGCVILAFGMTIVIRSEAGTGPNDLVAVVISEKGHFKFGLTRVITDSIFVLAGFIMGGKLGIGTIICAFLVGFVADFFMPYSQKIINSGLHLI